tattttcatttaaatttaacaGCCTTGTAAATAGCCGCCTTGAAATAACCACCATAAAAGATTCCTAGTATTTTGAGGTTAGTACCTacatgcatattattattttcaatttaaaatggtTAATATATGAAGTTAATTTCTACTATAACTCTCTATTTTATAGCTACAGAAAATTTGGGATGTAAATAGAAGTACATacgtaatttaatttaattttaataacttttttacttttatatttttatgggaattatttcctaatattttgttattttaaaaaaggaaacattagaaaaaacttaaatagaatgtaatataaagtatttaatttaattgaggTTTACACATTCTGAATTTTTACTACTGCAATAGCTGCTCCTCTCGCTGCATCACCACCGGAAGTAAATTCCAAAGGCAAGCTATAATAATGCTCAACAGCTCTCTGCAAAACAACATTTCTAGATAGTCCTGAACCATTCCCAACTATTCTCTTTATTTTCCCTTTTTGCAATATTTCTTTTGGCATCATACAGTGCAAATTCTCAATCAAACTATCGCACAGAGATTTAAACACTGAAGCTAGTTGAATATTTGACAAATCAATGTTTTCTACGCTAGCTTTGCTAGTTGGTGTATGCCTTTCACCGAGCAGTAACGGTGAGATCTTCATATTTGAATCGGAAGCATTTAATCCGAGAGCAATAAGCTTTTCCCAAACTTTAGATTGTGGAATGTGAAACCCAAATTCTAGCATCCATTGCTGAAGCATTTTTACGAAAGTCGCTAGAACATTTCCTCCATTCAAAGAAGCCGCTACCACTAGATATTTGTTATCAAAGTATGGCAAGTGTTCAATAGTATTGCATCCCAAATCAGATATTGAGTCTGAAACAATAGCGAGTTGGGCCGAAGTTGATATATTCAAAACTGCATCTTGCTCTGTCTCAAGAGTGGAAATTATAGAACATTGGAGATCACCCATGGCAACACCAACGGGGGTTCCTTCGGGGATGCCATTCCATGAGCTCTTTAAAATTCCTGCAGCTTCCCCACTCTTAATGATTTTTGGTAAGAGATTTACTGGAAACTCTATAGAGCTCAAAATTTCAGTATTCCACTCATTTTGTTCAGTATTAAAATACCCCCAACTTGCAGCATTCTGGTCTGATATA
This genomic window from Aricia agestis chromosome 17, ilAriAges1.1, whole genome shotgun sequence contains:
- the LOC121735466 gene encoding sedoheptulokinase-like codes for the protein MTEKAYILGMDIGTTSVKVCIYDPITKELLAKQNKDTAANIPSDQGIEGNKQDVPKIVSAVHYCVSRLPRDLLRHVNRIGVCGQMHGVVLWRNRAWEKIEKEGVVMRFDAIRENMSALYTWQDTRCKPEFLETLPKPDSHLKCYSGYGCATLLWMLKHKPEKLKNFSCSATVQDFVVAMLCDLDTPVISDQNAASWGYFNTEQNEWNTEILSSIEFPVNLLPKIIKSGEAAGILKSSWNGIPEGTPVGVAMGDLQCSIISTLETEQDAVLNISTSAQLAIVSDSISDLGCNTIEHLPYFDNKYLVVAASLNGGNVLATFVKMLQQWMLEFGFHIPQSKVWEKLIALGLNASDSNMKISPLLLGERHTPTSKASVENIDLSNIQLASVFKSLCDSLIENLHCMMPKEILQKGKIKRIVGNGSGLSRNVVLQRAVEHYYSLPLEFTSGGDAARGAAIAVVKIQNV